The genomic interval AGCCTGTTGCTCAGGCCCGACCTCGTCCCACTCGTCACACATTGGATCGAGTCGCAACCGACCGGCGAGAACTTGATCATCGTAGGCGGCGGCGAATTGATCGACGCGATTCGGCACCTGGATGCCATTGAGCCGGCTGATGCGTCCGAAACTCATTGGCGTTGTGTCCGTTTGCTGGATCACACCTTTGAGCATTTGATCGCCAGAGCACCGACTTGGAATGTCGTCTCAGAGGGACCTCTGGAGCCGGACAAGGTGTTCTCGCAAGACACCCCAACACTCATTCGCGTGGGCGTCTTTTACAGCCCTGATGCCCAGGCTCCGATGCCACACGACTGGCGCACGACGACGGACGCCATCGCGGCCTTCCTGGCCCATCGACTTGGGGCAGACGAAGCCGTCTTGCTCAAGGCCTGCGAGATCCCAGCCTCCGCGTCTATCCCGGAACTGATCCAGCAGCGAATCGTGGACGAAGCAATCACGATGGCAGGCTACCCAATGTCACAGATACGATTCGAGCAACTCTC from Stieleria varia carries:
- a CDS encoding protein kinase, which produces MRRVIKVGGSLLLRPDLVPLVTHWIESQPTGENLIIVGGGELIDAIRHLDAIEPADASETHWRCVRLLDHTFEHLIARAPTWNVVSEGPLEPDKVFSQDTPTLIRVGVFYSPDAQAPMPHDWRTTTDAIAAFLAHRLGADEAVLLKACEIPASASIPELIQQRIVDEAITMAGYPMSQIRFEQLSPNPT